DNA sequence from the bacterium genome:
CGAGGCGTCCACGATGGGCGGGGTGCCGGGCTTGGCGTCGGGCGGCGGGTTCTTCAGCACCGCCACGATCCGCACCTTCGACGTGGAGAGCTCGCCCAGCGGCACGTCCTTATAGCCCCTTGGCAGGCGGACGTGCGCCAGGCCGACCCCCGGAGCCACGCGCGCGAACCGCGTGATGTTCGGCACCAGCACCGCCTGCACCAGGTTGGCGGCGATGTCGCGCTCCGGGTAGATGACCCGGTCAATGCCGATTTTGCGCAGCACGCGGCCGTGCTCCTCGCTGAGCGCCCGCGAGATGACCAGCTTGACGCCGATCTCCTTGCAGTTCAGCGATGCCAGGGTGTTCGACTCGAAGTCGTTGCCGATGGCGATGATGGCCACGTCGTCGCGGTCCACGCCCTGGGCCACGAGTGCGGCCTTGTCCGTGGCGTCCAGCGCGGCCGCCACCGCCACGAACTCCTTGATCAACTCCACGCGGGTGATGTCCTCGTCGTAGGCGCTGACGCCGTCGCGCTGCACGTCGGCGAGCATCCGCGCCACCGCCATCCCGAACTCACCCAATCCGATCACAGAGTAGGAACGCATGTGTTGCTCCAGTTTATAACTTAAACAACTCTGTTTGTACTTTACATGGTTTAGCTAAATTATATCGCTCCGCGATATAATTCGGTATTGGTAATTTCTCTAGTGAACGAGGTTCTACTTTGAGTGCCCCTCCTCCATACGATTTTCCGACAAGGGACAGATTATTAACAACTTCTGCGTCAGATAACATTTTGAATAAATTATTTATATATTCTTTTTCTATATAATGAGGGTAAACGCATAAAAAACCTGTCAGTGGCACTACCCCGGAATAATTACGGATAAAACGTGCATTGCGTCTACCAAGATATGCAAATAGAATGGGTGGTGGTATACGTTTTTCCATTTGATACCAGGGGTTTCTCATTGATATCAAGGGTTTATTAGGTAATCCAATTTCATATCCTCTTATTAGATAATCGCGGACTTGAAGAGGAAATGCATCTAATAATCGGTTATCAGGTGAGAAAAGCAATGTTGGCCTTCCTTTAGCATCAAGTATATCAAGTAATTCATTGGTTATTTCATTTCCGGGCACATCTCGTGTACGACTTACAGCTGGTACTAGAAGATCATCCGGTATCTGTAATTTTTCTACTTGTTTTTTTGTAAGAAAGAAAAAGTCATTAGCTCCGGTTGCAATTCCACGCATAACCGAAGCAAAATCTAAAAGTATGTGTTCACAGCGTTCATTATCAAGAGGTGGCCTTGATAGTCCTGTACTTAGGCCTTCATTTAGCTTTCTTTTATGAACTATCAGTTCAGCAGCATGGTTACTTTGAAAATCAGAACGTACCCATTCTTTAAATTTTGAGGTGTTTGGTTCGGTACATTTAACCCAATAGAAGAAATCCTTCCGCTCAGTATTCTTTATCAAAAAGATAATTGCATTGGTGTCCACACCCGGGAAAGGAGTTGCAGCCGGAGAGAAGGTTATCACAGCATCCAACCTATATTTTTGTGTTATCCAATTCCACAAATCTAACGCGAAAACACCCTCACACGTATCCGCAGGCATTATAAAAGCTAGTCTACCGCCTTTTTCAAGCAGCTGAAGTGCGCGGATTAAAAAGAAGATATGAAGTCCAGCTCGTCCATCAATTGCCTTTCCAATTGAATTATTACACATTCTTTTACATTCAACCTTTATTTCATTTGTTAAACGATGGTGACGAATATAAGGCGGATTAGCGACGATAGCTCTATAAGTAGCATGTGGTGGATTTATAACGAAATCCCTTATCATTACATTAGACACGTCATGCTCGGTTAAATCCTTCTCTAGCGCCTTACGAATAGCATTTGGATCTATTTCTGTCCCGATTAGATGTAAGCGATCTAGGGCCATTTCCTTAGCAACTGTCATAGCAGCACGAAAAAATACCCCTGAACCAACGGCTGGATCAAATATATGATCGGGTCTTTCGTAAAGGACATAACTTACCATTGCCTCTGCTACCCATTCAGGTGTCCAAAATTGCCCCTTCTCCCTGAGAGCTTCTCTCTCGGGTCCTGTTCTAGGTAGTGTTTGTTGGTATTTTAGCATTTTTAGTTGGATAACCTATCTAAGATGCTTAATGCTTCTGAACTTATCTTTAAGACACCGCCCTCAAACTTCACATATGGAAGAATGTGACCGTTTTTATCAACTATATGCGCTGGGATCAAACTAGGCTCTTCTAATGATTCTGCAAGTGGATAAGCATAATGATAATACACTTTGTAGATTTTCTTACGTGTTGTTGCTCCACCCGGTGCCTGGAATATTTGGGTAGTACCTTCAATTAAACCCTGATTAATTAAATCATTTACGTAATTAAAAGTTATTCCGTAGGCTCTATCGTAAAACGCGTGCCAAATATGTATTTGAAGACAATTTTTATCCTGCCAATCATTTAAAGGGCCTTTATCTTCTTCTTTGAGAATTACAGTCGGTAAAACCGTGTTTTTAGGTAAACCGAATTTTCCACCAAGCCTTTTCATAGGTCTTAGCTTTTCACCGTAACCAGGCATTAGAGAGACCTTCCATAAACTGTTCTCACATTCAACTGCAAGTAAAGCGTATGATAGTAACTTTCTCATTGGGTCTTTATCTTCGGGTGTAAAGGGTAACTCCTCAATTCCACCAACCTCCTTTATAATGCCCTTAACTACCGCTGCATTCGCTTTTCGGAATAACAGCACATCCGGGCGTTTGATCGCCCCGAGGCCCGCATCCTCAAGCCTTTCAAAGTACAGCTCGTGTTCTTTAGGATCATCCCCCGGTGCTGTTCCGCTGGGTCCATACGGAATAGCGAAATACCTATCAGTATCGTTTACAGCTTGTATAAGGCGTTTCTCACTCCATACTCCCTGTGACCACCGCATCAAGAAATCGCTACCGCGTAAACGGCGTGGATTTAAGATAAAATCATCCAAAGGTATCAATTTCTGATACCTGAATTCAAATTCGATATTTTCTAAAGAAAGACTCAGCTCTTTTTCATACAAGTTCACTAATGACTCCTGTTTTTCCTTACCCGATGCTGATCCTACCCTCGGGGTAGGAGTAGCGGGCTTCGCCGTGCTTCTTGCCGATGGCCAGGCCCAAGGACAGCGGTCCTACGCGGCCGGCGAACATCAACAGGATGATGATGATCCGCCCGGCGTAGGACAATTCGCCGGTGATGCCCGCGGAGAGCCCCACGGTGCCCCAGGCGGAGACCGTCTCGAAGAGTATGTCCAGCGGCGGCTGGTCCTCCAGGAGCAGCAGGATGAAAAAGCCCATGACGACGAAGGCGAGACCGCCCACCAGGACGGTCAGCGCCTGTTTGATCACCCCGGCGGGAATCTCGCGCTTGAACACCTCGACGCGCTTCTTGCCGCGCAGGTTGGCCCAGAAGTTCAGTACGATGACGGCGAAGGTGCTGGTCTTTATACCGCCGCCGGTGGAGCCCGGGCTGGCGCCGATGAACATCAGCACTATCATGATGAACAGGGTCCCGGCGCTCAGGGCGTCGGTGGGGATGGTGTTGAAGCCGGCGGTGCGCGTGGTGACGGACTGGAAGTAGCCGGCCATCACCTTCTCGCCCACGTCCATGCCCTGCATGGAGTTACTCCACTCCAGAGGGGTGATGGCGATCCAGCCGATGACGAGCAGTATGGCGGTGACGACGAGGACGAGCTTGGTCTGGAGGGTCAGGCGGCTGTGCGGCTGGCCTTTCTTGTGGCGGCGGCGGAAGCTGGTGAGGTTCATCAGCACGATGAAACCCAGGCCGCCCAGGATGATGAGCGAGGAGATGATGAGCGAGGTGCCGACGGAGCCGGCGTGGGCCTCCATGTTGTCGGCGTTCAAACTGAAGCCGGCGTTGCAGAAGGCGGAGACGGAGTGGAAGGCCGAGGAGAACAGCAGCTCGCTCTGGTCGGCGTACTTGGGCCCCCAGGTCTGGTACAGCAGGCCGAATCCGAGGAGCTCGATCAACAGGGTGGCCAGCAACATGTACACGAGGAGTCGTCGGACGGTGGACAGGGCGTCGGCCTCGTAGGCGCGGGAGAAGAGGGCGACCTCCTTGCGCGCCAGTCGGACTCCCAGGATGGTGGAGAAGAAGGCGGTGAAGCTCATCAGGCCCAGGCCGCCGATCTGTATGAGCCCCATTATCACGGACTGGCCGAAGCGGGTGAAGTAGCTCCCGGTGTCCACCACGATCAGGCCGGTGACGCAGGTGGCGCTGGTGGCGGTGAAGAGGGCGTCTATGGGGTGGATGTAGCCGGAGACGGTGGCGCGGGGGAGTGATAAAAGCAGGGTGCCCACGCCGATGACCGCCAGGAACGTCAAGAGGATGAATCGGACCGGCCGTTGGGCGAGGGCGGCCAGGGTGCGGTTGCCCCGGACGAAGCGGATGATGAGGTTGGCGGCGATGAAGAGCTGGCCCCCCAGCATGGCCTCGGAGGCCCCGGTGTCGTCGCCGCTCCAGACGCCGGATATCCCTCCCCCGGACTCCGGCGAGCTGACGAGGAGGTAAATGACGTAAACCGCCACCACGACGAGCTCGGCCAGGTGCTCCTTGATCCAGGTCAGCCTCTGGTGCGTGAACAGGAGCTGGGTCAGGGGCATGAGGCAGAAGATGAGGATGATGAGCGCCTGGGCGATGTGGACGATCTGGCGGAGGAAGTCGGAGGGGAAGAAGCCGTACTCGACGATGAAGCCGGCGATGGCGACGACGGCGCAGATGAGGAAGATGCGGCGCAGCAGCCGGTCCACCCTGGCCCGCAGGGCGGGCGTGAAGGTGAATTTCTGCTGAATCAGCTCCCGGACCGATTCGTTCTGTCGGGTCATGGGGATGTCGGGGTGGCGACTGTGACCCTCGGATTGTACCCCAGCCGCGCCCCCTCCGGCAAGGATAGGCGCCTGGGCCGAGCGGGGAAAACTAAAAAGGGCGGGGGTGACCCGCCCTTGCGCCTCCGGTAGCCCGGGGCTACCGGTAGAGCGCCTTGAGCTGGCCGAAGGTGATCTCGACGATCATCGAGTCCGGACCTTCCTCGTCTCCGACCATGCTGGTCGGCATCGGCTGCGTCAACTTGCGCAGCAAGACGTTGTCTATCACGTGGTCGTTGGTGAGGTCGCCGGTGGCGGCGCAGAATCCCAGCCCCCCGTAGCTCCTGTCGCCGCCCGGGGTGTTGAAGATGCGCTCGTAGATGAGGGTGTCGGAGTCCAGATTCAGGGTGAGCTTTCCCCGGAGGTTAACGAGCTCCACGTGGTGCCACATCCCGTCGCACACCCGGTCGTCCTCGACGGTCTTGAGGTGGTTGTCGGTGCTGTCCTCGATGAGGGCCGCGTGCCGCCTGTTGGGGTCGCCCTCACCGGGATGGGCGTCGAACTCGATGCCGTAACCCTGGATTGCGTCCCCGTCCGCGGTGGTGAAGCCGAGGCCGCCGCCGCACGAGGGGGTGCCGCCGGCGTAGGGCGCCTCATCCTTGTAAAACATGGCGCAGAAGCCTTCGGCACCCGTTCCATCTCCCACGAGGTAATCGAAGGTCAGGACCCACCCGTTGAACCGGTTCATGTCGAGGTCGGCGAAAAGGGCCGCCCCCAGGTTGCACTCCTGCCGGGTGAGGTAGAGGACCCCGTCCGCCGGGTCCCAGCATCCCTCGAGGGAGACCTCCCCGGCGTGGCGGTAGACGCTCCAGCCGCCGGAGCGTGTCGGGTCGTCGTTGAAGGGCTCGCAGAGCTCGGCGTACCCCTCGATGTCGCTCTCCGAGGCCGCGGCCGGGTTGCCGTAGTACATGTAGACGTTCGCGGCGGCGGGTATCTCCGGCACCCGGACCCAGACCTTGGCGTAGGACGACCGCTCGGACTCCTCGATCCAGTACGGGAGCTGGTCGCCGTCCAAATCGGTGAAGCGGAGGTCGTCGAAGTCCGGTTGCATGCTGCCTCGGTACGACACGGATACAGAGATGGGGAAGTAGGTGAGGACCTCGTTGTTGTAGTGGTTATCTATGTAGACCAGCGCCCGGTGGATCCAGGCGTCGTCCCACCACTCGTCCCCCTCGGACCGGGGGTTGACGCTCTCGAAGGCCGCTCCGGAGCCGGAGTTCAATGTCGTCGCGCCGGCCGAAACGCAGATGAAGAGCAGAAAGTAGCCGATTGCCCGCGTAAACATGACTGTACCTCGCAGATTAGGGGCTCCCAAGGGGAGGGTCGGGGATGCCGGTGTTTCATCGGAGTCGGGTAATCGTCGCGCAGATGTCACCCTAATCCACTCGTCTAGTGGGAAAAAGCAAGGACCGTGCCCGCGGGATGCGCGGCGCGAACGCGGGCGTGGCGGGAATCCGTTAATCGTGGGTTGGTCGGAGGGGGAGGGCGGGGTTCAGTTTGCCGCAGCAGATTGCGGTGATGGAGCGGCGGGTCTTCTACGCCCCGCTACGGCGGCCCGCAGAGGATTCGTCCTACCGGTCGCCCCTACGGGTGAAATTCGCCGTGTGGACGTAGGGGCGGGTCTTTAGACCCGCCCGCGGGCCGATCTGAAGGTCGGCCCCTACGTGGACGACGCGCGATTCACGTCAACTCGTAGGGTATCCCTTACTCTTCGGTGAGCGTGATGTCAATGCCTGTTACATCTCCCCCATCAATGGGGTAGTAGAACAAATCGGACCAGCCCGAATACATCGTACCCTCGATATCGATCCACGCTTTGGCTATCCCTTGGTGACGTCTAGCAGCATTGACGTAAGTTATCGAGTAAGTTCCATTTAGTGCTGTTAAGACAGCCGAATCGCATGCAGGATATAGTATCGAGGTGTAGAAGTAGTATATAAACACAGAAGCAGACCCCTGTGGAGAACCATCTCCTCTGAAGACGGTACCACTTACTTTATTACTCCTGTCCGACAGGGGGTTCTCTTCCTGGCTTGATATACCGTCCGTGCAGGCGGCCAGAATAAGGGTCAGGCAAATTACGCCGGCCAGGCCCACAGCGGCTAGCAACCTCTTCATCTTTCCTCCTCAAGTAGTCGTTGAAGGAACTCCGATAGTCATAATACAGCCAACATTCGTATCTGTCTACAGACTAAATTAGGCATTTACAAAAAAAACAGGCAACCGATGCCTGTGTTAAAAAGCCAGTAGTTTTAATAAGTTACGCCTCCAGCATCCGCTCGATGGCCCGGCGCGCGGGCGCGGCCACCTCCTCGGGAACGGCCACGGGGTAACGGTCCTCGCTGAGCGCCGTGTAAACGCTCTCCAGCGTGGTCACCTTCATGTTCCAGCAGACCATCTTCTCCGCCGCGGCGGGGTGGAAACGCCGGTCGGGGTAAGCCCGACGGAGCGGGTCCAGGAGGCCCACCTCGGTGCCGACGATGAACTCGCGGTCGTCCACATCGGCCGGGTAGCGAAGCATCCCCCCCGTGGAGGCGACTCGGTCGGCCGCCCGGCAGACTTCGAGGCGGCACTCGGGGTGGACCATGACCTTCGCCCGCGGATGGGTTTCCTTTGCCCGCCGGAGGTCCTCCAGGGTCAGGCGGTGGTGGGTGGGGCAGAAGCCGGGCCAGAGGCGGATGTCCGTCTCGGCGGGGTAAAGGCCGATGTCGGTGCGGCCGACCTGGAGCGCGGCCCACTCGCCCAGGTGCCGGTCGGGGCAGAAGAGGACCGGTCGGCCCGCCGGCGCATTACGTAATATTTCCACCGCGTTGGCGCTGGTGCAACAAACGTCCGAGACCGCCTTCACCTCGGCGGTGGAATTCACGTAGGTGACGACGTAGAGCTCCGGGGCCTTTTCCCTCGCCTCCCGCACGTCGTCGGCGGTAATCATGTCGGCCATGGGGCAACCGGCGCGGAGCTCGGGCAGGAGCACACGCTTTTCGGGGCAGAGGATGGCCGCCGTTTCGGCCATGAACAGGACGCCGCAGAGGACGATGACCTTCGCGTCGGTCCCTGCGGCGTGGCGCGCCAGGCCGAGGGAATCGCCGGTGAGGTCAGCCGCCGCCTGAACCTCGGGGAGCTGGTAGTTGTGGGCCAGGACGACCGCGTCGCGCTCCCGGCGCAGGCGGGCTATACCGTCCAGCATGAAGTCGGTTTCCAGCGGCTTGCCCATGAGATTCGCCGTCACCTCGGCTTTTTGTTGGCCAGGGCGTCCTGGTCGGTGTAGGGCTCGTACGACTGCCCGGACACGAGAAGGCCGAGGTAGTCCTCGATGGGCAGGGGATCGGGCCAGCCTTCCAGGGAGTCCGTCGCCCCGGAGGAGCCGTAGTCGGTCAGCTCGACGACCACGTCGGTAGCGCCGCTCGAGTCGGGGATGGAGAACCGGGCGACGCCGAAGAGCGGCACCTCGTCGGCGTACCAGGCGTCGCCGGAATCGGAGGAGATTTTTCTGCAGGAGAATACGCCCGCCGGAACCTCGACCTCCACGCCGTCCTGTGTCTCGTACTCGAGGGATTCACCGGCCCCGAACATCTCGCCCAGCTCCCCGAGGGCCGACAGGAACTCGCCGAGCATCTCCGGGGTCAGCGAGAGAACAATGCGGTCCACCATCTCGGACGAGTCCATTCCGAGGAGTATCTCTCCGCCGAAGTTGCCGTAGTAGGCCAGCAGGGATTCGAGGTTTTCGAAGGGCGCCTCCTGGGCCCCCGGCTCCCGGATGTGCCGCGCGATGTCCTCCTGGAGGAACTCCGCCCCTCCCTCCTTCAGGGCCATCTGGAGCACCATCCACCCCATCCC
Encoded proteins:
- a CDS encoding TrkA family potassium uptake protein, which codes for MRSYSVIGLGEFGMAVARMLADVQRDGVSAYDEDITRVELIKEFVAVAAALDATDKAALVAQGVDRDDVAIIAIGNDFESNTLASLNCKEIGVKLVISRALSEEHGRVLRKIGIDRVIYPERDIAANLVQAVLVPNITRFARVAPGVGLAHVRLPRGYKDVPLGELSTSKVRIVAVLKNPPPDAKPGTPPIVDASPQAVTQVSQDDIIIVFGPNEEINQLALSL
- a CDS encoding N-6 DNA methylase; the protein is MLKYQQTLPRTGPEREALREKGQFWTPEWVAEAMVSYVLYERPDHIFDPAVGSGVFFRAAMTVAKEMALDRLHLIGTEIDPNAIRKALEKDLTEHDVSNVMIRDFVINPPHATYRAIVANPPYIRHHRLTNEIKVECKRMCNNSIGKAIDGRAGLHIFFLIRALQLLEKGGRLAFIMPADTCEGVFALDLWNWITQKYRLDAVITFSPAATPFPGVDTNAIIFLIKNTERKDFFYWVKCTEPNTSKFKEWVRSDFQSNHAAELIVHKRKLNEGLSTGLSRPPLDNERCEHILLDFASVMRGIATGANDFFFLTKKQVEKLQIPDDLLVPAVSRTRDVPGNEITNELLDILDAKGRPTLLFSPDNRLLDAFPLQVRDYLIRGYEIGLPNKPLISMRNPWYQMEKRIPPPILFAYLGRRNARFIRNYSGVVPLTGFLCVYPHYIEKEYINNLFKMLSDAEVVNNLSLVGKSYGGGALKVEPRSLEKLPIPNYIAERYNLAKPCKVQTELFKL
- a CDS encoding AccI family restriction endonuclease translates to MNLYEKELSLSLENIEFEFRYQKLIPLDDFILNPRRLRGSDFLMRWSQGVWSEKRLIQAVNDTDRYFAIPYGPSGTAPGDDPKEHELYFERLEDAGLGAIKRPDVLLFRKANAAVVKGIIKEVGGIEELPFTPEDKDPMRKLLSYALLAVECENSLWKVSLMPGYGEKLRPMKRLGGKFGLPKNTVLPTVILKEEDKGPLNDWQDKNCLQIHIWHAFYDRAYGITFNYVNDLINQGLIEGTTQIFQAPGGATTRKKIYKVYYHYAYPLAESLEEPSLIPAHIVDKNGHILPYVKFEGGVLKISSEALSILDRLSN
- a CDS encoding TrkH family potassium uptake protein, whose translation is MTRQNESVRELIQQKFTFTPALRARVDRLLRRIFLICAVVAIAGFIVEYGFFPSDFLRQIVHIAQALIILIFCLMPLTQLLFTHQRLTWIKEHLAELVVVAVYVIYLLVSSPESGGGISGVWSGDDTGASEAMLGGQLFIAANLIIRFVRGNRTLAALAQRPVRFILLTFLAVIGVGTLLLSLPRATVSGYIHPIDALFTATSATCVTGLIVVDTGSYFTRFGQSVIMGLIQIGGLGLMSFTAFFSTILGVRLARKEVALFSRAYEADALSTVRRLLVYMLLATLLIELLGFGLLYQTWGPKYADQSELLFSSAFHSVSAFCNAGFSLNADNMEAHAGSVGTSLIISSLIILGGLGFIVLMNLTSFRRRHKKGQPHSRLTLQTKLVLVVTAILLVIGWIAITPLEWSNSMQGMDVGEKVMAGYFQSVTTRTAGFNTIPTDALSAGTLFIMIVLMFIGASPGSTGGGIKTSTFAVIVLNFWANLRGKKRVEVFKREIPAGVIKQALTVLVGGLAFVVMGFFILLLLEDQPPLDILFETVSAWGTVGLSAGITGELSYAGRIIIILLMFAGRVGPLSLGLAIGKKHGEARYSYPEGRISIG
- a CDS encoding DUF2341 domain-containing protein, coding for MFTRAIGYFLLFICVSAGATTLNSGSGAAFESVNPRSEGDEWWDDAWIHRALVYIDNHYNNEVLTYFPISVSVSYRGSMQPDFDDLRFTDLDGDQLPYWIEESERSSYAKVWVRVPEIPAAANVYMYYGNPAAASESDIEGYAELCEPFNDDPTRSGGWSVYRHAGEVSLEGCWDPADGVLYLTRQECNLGAALFADLDMNRFNGWVLTFDYLVGDGTGAEGFCAMFYKDEAPYAGGTPSCGGGLGFTTADGDAIQGYGIEFDAHPGEGDPNRRHAALIEDSTDNHLKTVEDDRVCDGMWHHVELVNLRGKLTLNLDSDTLIYERIFNTPGGDRSYGGLGFCAATGDLTNDHVIDNVLLRKLTQPMPTSMVGDEEGPDSMIVEITFGQLKALYR
- the nadA gene encoding quinolinate synthase NadA; protein product: MTANLMGKPLETDFMLDGIARLRRERDAVVLAHNYQLPEVQAAADLTGDSLGLARHAAGTDAKVIVLCGVLFMAETAAILCPEKRVLLPELRAGCPMADMITADDVREAREKAPELYVVTYVNSTAEVKAVSDVCCTSANAVEILRNAPAGRPVLFCPDRHLGEWAALQVGRTDIGLYPAETDIRLWPGFCPTHHRLTLEDLRRAKETHPRAKVMVHPECRLEVCRAADRVASTGGMLRYPADVDDREFIVGTEVGLLDPLRRAYPDRRFHPAAAEKMVCWNMKVTTLESVYTALSEDRYPVAVPEEVAAPARRAIERMLEA